A genomic segment from Phragmites australis chromosome 6, lpPhrAust1.1, whole genome shotgun sequence encodes:
- the LOC133923272 gene encoding transcription factor TDR-like, protein MSLPAHSTHSRTPPQHGLGHLPSPTHRPWHHDNSGCQLIVQRVAKEDYRQPKRNAEANLVQGEDDEPALLIAQVCSLTKITRGATTVVALEESRIQVHLDKEGVVDTDDACTDRCYLDTDETNHMTRKRDVFVKFDTCVVGIIQFDDNSFFSIQSCGTVLFTCSNDEHRVLTSVYYISILCNDIISVGHLNENGSRVLIDVDVLRIWYRQLLLFAKDKVIGHQCTLLTAMGGGDHQCMAAVAAAAAAASGGTSVEAALRPLVGADAWDYCIHWSLSPDQRFLEMTGFCCSREFEAQVSALGDLPSSIPLDSSSTGMHAEVMVSSQPIWQTSCVSELPTSYSHPWLQEPGSGGPRTRLLVPVAGGLVELFASRYVCERAQMAELVMAQCGVPARTGAGDGNEDGAAQAWAEAPGFAWDGAAGGYDPQLMYTAESSLNLFDASGNVAADPFLAVQQAPGAAVDDAAVAGWQYAAAGSEPSVAVQQEQLHGARDGGAESGSEGSDMLGDPEDDGDGEMQGRGGGGKGGSKRQQCKNLVAERNRRKKLNDRLYKLRSLVPNITKMARASILGDAIDYIVGLQNQVKELQDELEDPSTPADGDPDVLLDHPPPASLVGLENDDSPRTSQHQQPLAGSKRARVAEDEKGQDMEPQVEANEFFLQVLCEHKPGRFVQLMDAMNALGLEVTNVSVTSYKTLVLNDFRVVMRDNEMALQADRVRESLLEVTRETYGGVWSPAPPGGSSIDVKLDGQDEPRQRIITAAITIFCNTSPEW, encoded by the exons ATGTCGCTCCCTGCACACAGTACCCACTCGAGGACGCCTCCCCAGCATGGCCTCGGACACTTGCCGTCTCCGACGCACCGACCATGGCACCACGACAACAGTGGCTGCCAGCTGATAGTCCAGCGCGTTGCGAAGGAG GACTACCGCCAGCCGAAGCGCAATGCTGAGGCCAACCTCGTGCAAGGGGAGGACGATGAGCCTGCTCTACTCATAGCTCAAGTGTGCTCTCTCACAAAGATCACTCGGGGAGCGACCACCGTCGTCGCGCTAGAAGAGTCGCGCATCCAAGTGCACCTTGACAAAGAGGGTGTGGTGGATACCGACGACGCATGCACCGACAGATGCTACCTCGACACCGATGAAACAAACCATATGACCAGGAAGAGAGATGTCTTCGTCAAGTTCGACACCTGCGTCGTGGGTATCATACAATTCGATGACAACTCCTTCTTCAGCATCCAAAGCTGTGGGACGGTGCTATTCACATGTAGCAACGACGAGCATCGTGTCCTCACTAGTGTTTACTACATCTCCATTCTATGCAACGACATTATAAGTGTTGGGCACCTCAACGAGAATGGCTCCCGCGTGCTGATCGATGTCGACGTTCTCCGCATCTGGTATCGACAGCTCCTCCTCTTCGCCAAG GATAAGGTGATCGGTCACCAGTGCACACTGCTCACTGCCATGGGAGGAGGAGATCACCAGTGCATGGCCGCCGTCgcggccgctgccgctgccgccagtGGAGGCACCAGTGTGGAGGCTGCGTTGAGGCCTCTCGTTGGTGCAGACGCTTGGGATTACTGCATCCACTGGAGCCTGTCTCCTGACCAGCG GTTCTTAGAGATGACTGGGTTCTGCTGCAGCCGTGAGTTTGAGGCGCAGGTCTCTGCACTTGGCGACCTGCCCTCGTCGATCCCATTGGACTCCTCATCCACTGG GATGCATGCCGAGGTAATGGTGTCCAGCCAGCCGATCTGGCAGACCAGCTGCGTGTCAGAGCTCCCAACAAGCTACTCCCAT CCATGGCTGCAGGAGCCCGGATCAGGCGGCCCGAGGACGCGGCTGCTGGTGCCGGTCGCCGGCGGCCTCGTCGAGCTCTTCGCCTCGAGATACGTATGCGA GCGTGCGCAGATGGCGGAGCTGGTCATGGCACAGTGCGGGGTGCCCGCCAGGACGGGCGCCGGTGACGGGAACGAGGACGGTGCCGCCCAGGCGTGGGCGGAGGCGCCGGGCTTCGCGTGGGACGGCGCCGCCGGGGGTTATGATCCGCAGCTGATGTACACGGCGGAGTCGTCGCTCAACCTGTTCGACGCATCGGGCAACGTCGCGGCGGACCCGTTCCTGGCGGTGCAGCAGGCACCGGGCGCGGCTGTCGACGACGCGGCGGTGGCGGGGTGGCAGTACGCTGCGGCCGGGAGCGAGCCGTCGGTGGCGGTGCAGCAGGAGCAGCTGCACGGGGCGCGGGATGGAGGCGCCGAGTCTGGGTCGGAGGGGAGCGACATGCTTGGCGACCCTgaggacgacggcgacggcgagatGCAGGGACGGGGCGGAGGAGGCAAGGGTGGAAGCAAGCGGCAGCAGTGCAAGAACCTCGTGGCGGAGCGGAACCGGAGGAAGAAGCTCAATGACAGGCTCTACAAGCTCAGATCGCTCGTCCCAAACATCACCAAG ATGGCCCGTGCGTCGATTCTTGGGGACGCGATCGACTACATCGTGGGGCTTCAAAATCAGGTGAAGGAGCTGCAGGACGAGCTGGAGGACCCCAGCACGCCGGCGGACGGCGACCCCGACGTGCTTCTGGACCacccgccgccggcgagcctAGTCGGGCTGGAGAACGACGACTCGCCGCGCACAAGCCAGCATCAGCAGCCGCTCGCAGGCAGCAAGAGGGCCCGGGTGGCGGAGGACGAGAAGGGGCAGGATATGGAGCCGCAGGTGGAGGCGAACGAGTTCTTCCTGCAGGTGCTGTGCGAGCACAAGCCAGGCCGCTTCGTCCAGCTCATGGACGCCATGaacgcgctcggcctcgaggtCACCAATGTCAGCGTCACCTCCTACAAGACCCTCGTCCTCAACGACTTCCGCGTCGTC ATGCGGGACAACGAAATGGCGCTGCAGGCGGACAGGGTGAGGGAATCGCTTCTGGAGGTGACGCGGGAGACGTACGGCGGCGTGTggtcgccggcgccgcctgGGGGGAGCAGCATTGATGTCAAGCTCGACGGGCAGGATGAGCCGCGGCAGAGGATCATTACGGCGGCTATAACCATCTTCTGCAATACCTCGCCTGAATGGTAG